The bacterium genome includes a window with the following:
- a CDS encoding PhnD/SsuA/transferrin family substrate-binding protein, with protein sequence MGKKLFSKIILFLIIINICFPVAASAEKITIYFPPDWQEKANDAKIIAEKLSENSGLDIKPLIAKSYHQILDAFMEHTPALVYIGSFVQSVLYSRNLSLPLAQGINGKELYTGVLITPASAGNDPVLIVKNAGANIAYAKSTSSGETAAKAASNGIAEIAVISQTAAANAVKVGKAKAAFVKNLWWEDNKNKYSGLKSFNYPRISDIKHPDYIVSANRHLNPKDLEKIMTALKNCKEYFKVNEFKKFDPELLEGTLQLMKKAKIDIENYKW encoded by the coding sequence ATGGGCAAGAAACTATTTTCCAAAATCATATTATTTTTAATTATAATTAACATTTGTTTTCCTGTGGCTGCGTCGGCAGAAAAAATAACAATTTATTTTCCTCCTGACTGGCAGGAAAAAGCCAATGACGCTAAAATAATCGCGGAAAAACTTTCTGAGAACAGCGGCCTTGATATTAAGCCCCTGATCGCAAAATCTTACCACCAGATTTTAGACGCGTTCATGGAACACACTCCTGCTTTGGTTTATATTGGAAGTTTTGTCCAGTCTGTCCTGTATTCGAGAAATTTGTCTCTTCCTCTCGCACAGGGCATAAACGGCAAAGAATTATACACAGGCGTACTAATTACCCCCGCCTCGGCAGGTAATGATCCCGTATTAATCGTAAAAAATGCCGGGGCCAATATTGCTTACGCGAAAAGCACAAGCTCCGGGGAAACAGCTGCAAAAGCGGCAAGCAATGGCATAGCGGAAATAGCCGTAATAAGCCAAACCGCGGCCGCAAACGCTGTAAAAGTCGGGAAGGCAAAAGCGGCTTTTGTAAAAAATTTATGGTGGGAAGACAACAAAAACAAGTATTCCGGTTTAAAAAGTTTTAATTATCCCAGGATATCCGATATCAAACACCCCGATTATATAGTAAGCGCCAATAGGCATTTAAATCCGAAAGACCTGGAAAAAATCATGACCGCTCTTAAAAATTGCAAAGAATATTTTAAAGTAAATGAATTCAAAAAATTTGACCCGGAATTGTTGGAAGGCACCCTGCAATTGATGAAAAAGGCAAAAATCGATATTGAAAATTACAAGTGGTAA
- a CDS encoding chemotaxis protein CheB: MSNNNRKKYEAVVIGASAGGLNALQIILSTLSDKFSLPIIIAQHQHPRSKELLVKVLQGIGKIPVKEAIDKEKISPGVIYFAPADYHLMIEEDRSFALSMSEPVNFARPSIDVLFETAAEVYRNRLIGIILTGANSDGSAGLKRIKEYGGLAIVQDPKNAEVDSMPKAAIREAKPDFIVSLEKIGTLLNKLAKE; encoded by the coding sequence ATGAGTAATAATAACCGGAAAAAATATGAGGCGGTCGTGATAGGCGCGTCCGCCGGGGGATTGAACGCCCTCCAGATTATTTTATCAACGTTATCAGATAAATTCAGCCTGCCCATAATTATTGCACAGCACCAGCACCCGAGATCTAAAGAGTTGCTGGTAAAAGTATTGCAGGGAATAGGTAAAATTCCGGTAAAGGAAGCAATTGATAAGGAGAAGATTTCCCCGGGGGTGATTTATTTCGCGCCGGCGGACTACCATCTGATGATAGAAGAGGACAGGTCTTTTGCCTTGTCTATGTCGGAACCTGTTAATTTCGCGCGGCCGTCAATAGATGTTTTATTTGAAACTGCCGCGGAGGTATACAGGAACAGGCTTATCGGAATCATTCTGACAGGCGCGAATTCTGACGGGAGCGCTGGATTAAAAAGGATAAAGGAATACGGAGGGCTTGCCATTGTACAGGACCCTAAAAACGCTGAAGTTGACTCTATGCCGAAAGCGGCAATCAGGGAGGCAAAACCGGATTTTATAGTCAGCCTTGAAAAAATAGGGACATTATTAAATAAACTGGCAAAAGAATAA
- a CDS encoding diguanylate cyclase, translating to MAKDIEKKVSILVVDDRPENLTALEATLDQPDLKIVKALSGTEALAKLLEEDFALILLDVQMPDMDGFETAKLMRGIDKTKHIPIIFVTAINKDQKYVFRGYESGAVDYIFKPLDPDILKSKVNVFVELYRQKNRLEEINLELSTLYKLMSVVSTTIDFNLLANHIVEVIVKNKLLDVLNKALFFIVQDNKLVIKSQYGFSDDFICIRENVEMGKCLCGLAAKTGDVIISPDSEKDANHNIKLNGDPHGHIIIPIKDSEGICGVVCLYTPKDIKVSERKIQLLKTVGMQLGIAIEKSKLYEKTKDLSLHDALTGLANRRLMDIILERTFISAKKYNGMCSVIMLDIDYFKKYNDKFGHQAGDELLVKIANKILDIIKTTDLVVRYGGEEFLILLPETDLTRAAEIAEKIRTIIEKETEVTVSLGCSSFKNEYNKKEEIIEKADNALYTAKKEGRNKVKIEN from the coding sequence ATGGCGAAAGATATTGAAAAAAAAGTAAGTATATTGGTTGTTGATGACAGGCCGGAAAACCTGACCGCGCTGGAAGCCACTTTGGACCAGCCTGATTTGAAAATTGTAAAAGCATTATCCGGCACGGAAGCCCTTGCAAAATTACTTGAAGAGGATTTCGCGTTGATTTTACTTGACGTCCAGATGCCGGATATGGATGGGTTTGAGACCGCGAAATTGATGAGAGGGATAGATAAAACAAAACATATCCCGATCATCTTTGTTACCGCGATTAATAAAGACCAGAAATATGTTTTCAGAGGCTATGAATCCGGCGCGGTTGATTATATCTTCAAACCCTTGGACCCCGATATTTTGAAAAGCAAAGTAAACGTGTTTGTCGAGCTTTACAGGCAAAAAAACAGGCTGGAGGAAATAAACCTTGAATTATCAACTTTATACAAGCTTATGTCCGTGGTAAGCACAACAATTGATTTTAACCTGCTTGCAAACCATATTGTTGAGGTGATAGTGAAAAATAAACTGCTGGATGTTTTAAACAAAGCGTTGTTTTTTATAGTCCAGGATAATAAGCTGGTTATTAAATCACAATACGGATTTTCCGATGATTTTATTTGTATCAGGGAAAATGTGGAGATGGGAAAATGCCTTTGCGGCCTGGCCGCGAAAACAGGGGACGTAATTATTTCACCTGATTCAGAAAAGGACGCGAATCACAATATAAAACTGAACGGGGATCCTCACGGGCATATAATAATCCCGATAAAGGATTCAGAAGGCATATGCGGAGTGGTTTGCCTTTATACGCCGAAAGACATAAAAGTAAGCGAAAGGAAAATCCAGCTTTTAAAAACTGTCGGGATGCAGTTAGGCATAGCCATTGAGAAATCAAAACTTTATGAAAAAACCAAGGATTTGTCGCTTCATGACGCTTTAACAGGCCTTGCCAACAGGCGCCTTATGGATATAATTCTGGAAAGGACTTTTATTTCCGCGAAAAAATATAACGGCATGTGCTCAGTTATAATGCTTGATATTGATTATTTTAAAAAATATAATGATAAATTCGGGCACCAGGCGGGAGATGAATTGCTTGTTAAAATCGCGAATAAAATTTTGGATATTATAAAAACCACCGATTTAGTTGTGCGGTACGGCGGGGAGGAATTTTTAATATTGCTTCCTGAGACGGATTTGACGCGTGCCGCTGAAATCGCGGAAAAAATAAGAACTATTATTGAAAAGGAAACAGAGGTCACAGTAAGTTTAGGATGCTCATCATTTAAGAATGAATATAATAAAAAAGAAGAAATAATTGAGAAAGCTGATAATGCGCTGTATACTGCCAAAAAAGAAGGAAGAAACAAGGTTAAAATAGAAAATTAA
- a CDS encoding protein-glutamate O-methyltransferase CheR: protein MDINNIDNENIEVNLLLEAVFLKYGYDFRNYARSSIKRRIMHRLALSGLKNISELQHKILNDISFFEKLLLDFSINVTEMFRDPSFFYALRKYVVPYLKTFPFIKIWDAGCSTGEEVYSLAILLNEEGLYDKARIYATDINNVVLEKAREGIFPIEYLKSYTSNYQKAGGIEAFTDYYTADDKYVIMNSSLKRNIIFAEHNLSADGIFNEMNLVVCRNVIIYFNKTLQNHVLKLFRDSLCHTGFLCLGPKETLMFSECSSDFTEFIKDERIYQKKV from the coding sequence ATGGATATTAACAATATAGACAATGAAAACATAGAGGTAAATTTGCTTCTTGAGGCGGTATTCCTGAAATACGGCTATGATTTCAGGAATTACGCGAGGTCTTCGATAAAAAGAAGGATTATGCACAGGCTCGCGCTTTCAGGCTTGAAAAATATATCAGAATTACAGCATAAAATTTTAAATGATATTTCTTTTTTTGAAAAACTTTTACTTGATTTTTCGATTAATGTAACGGAAATGTTCCGCGACCCGTCATTTTTTTACGCCTTAAGAAAATATGTAGTCCCTTACTTGAAGACATTCCCTTTCATAAAAATATGGGACGCGGGCTGTTCCACCGGCGAGGAAGTGTATTCCCTGGCAATACTTTTAAATGAAGAAGGCCTTTATGATAAGGCCAGGATATACGCGACCGATATAAATAATGTGGTTCTTGAAAAGGCCAGGGAAGGGATTTTCCCGATTGAATATTTAAAGAGTTATACTTCAAATTACCAGAAAGCGGGAGGGATTGAAGCCTTTACGGATTATTATACCGCGGATGATAAATATGTCATCATGAACAGTTCTCTCAAGAGAAATATTATTTTCGCGGAACATAATTTAAGCGCGGACGGCATATTTAATGAAATGAACCTGGTGGTTTGCAGAAATGTTATTATTTATTTTAATAAAACACTTCAGAATCATGTGTTAAAATTATTCAGGGACAGCCTTTGCCATACCGGTTTTTTATGTTTAGGGCCGAAAGAGACCCTTATGTTTTCAGAATGTTCCAGCGATTTTACCGAGTTTATAAAGGATGAAAGAATATATCAGAAGAAGGTTTAA
- a CDS encoding substrate-binding domain-containing protein — translation MVAGAGPSTKVVQLFFEGFSKLPPAKGYKFEIPPKSVKHSGGVKSSGQYIFGRTGKPLSAEEKKMNKDEIFLAQIPVSFAVGSGAGITSLDLNQLENIFTGKYTNWKQAGGNDQPIVTVGREAAEAFFTVIKSLYPFFKSAKFTKIFEKDTDVVNFLKNDYGKYAIAFSAKSNFINEAGITVIPVEKFIVNVQVGLVYDLKNINHPLVNSASDYAKSKEWREKITAAGFLLPAQ, via the coding sequence ATGGTCGCGGGGGCGGGGCCTTCAACAAAAGTTGTCCAGCTGTTTTTTGAAGGATTCTCCAAATTGCCGCCGGCAAAAGGGTATAAATTTGAAATACCTCCAAAATCCGTTAAACACTCAGGAGGTGTAAAATCATCAGGACAGTATATTTTCGGGCGGACCGGCAAGCCCCTCAGCGCGGAAGAGAAGAAAATGAACAAGGATGAAATATTCCTCGCGCAGATTCCTGTATCATTCGCTGTAGGCTCAGGCGCGGGAATAACATCTTTGGACTTAAATCAGCTGGAAAACATTTTTACGGGAAAATACACTAACTGGAAACAAGCTGGAGGGAATGATCAGCCGATTGTAACAGTCGGGAGGGAAGCGGCAGAGGCGTTTTTTACAGTAATCAAGTCCTTGTATCCTTTTTTTAAATCCGCTAAATTTACAAAAATATTCGAGAAAGACACGGATGTGGTAAATTTTTTAAAAAATGATTATGGTAAATATGCGATCGCTTTTTCCGCAAAATCTAATTTTATTAATGAAGCTGGAATTACCGTGATTCCTGTCGAAAAATTTATTGTTAATGTCCAGGTAGGCCTTGTTTATGATTTGAAAAATATTAACCACCCGCTTGTTAACTCCGCGTCTGATTATGCCAAATCCAAAGAATGGAGAGAAAAAATAACCGCCGCGGGTTTTCTGCTGCCGGCGCAGTAA
- a CDS encoding response regulator: MFNKIRSFISDMKIFYKIMVPFTFILFLSVSLISIVFIKDKSNYLFKEKRRAVESVMAIMKSYTYLLETFDYQALQSNINSLKKANKDIVYLYIADNKGKYIAGTSDDLANKEVIVPVHEDILQEAEPLVSGEDTVGRVFIGIELKDIKNEISHTRNLLLSLGVFFIFVCIVLYRIITKIAIIKPLVAFSDITNLISLGDFPKIVEIQTNDEIGSLSLSLKKMLDFLLSVKNQAYEIASGNYDIDISPRSEKDILGTALSAMKNNLAENKKKSDRQNWIKSGVAELNDKIRGEQDISSLSHNIISFLCPYLDAQIGAIYITEDNSILKMMGSYAYTKRKHLSSEYKFGESLVGEAALEKDIILISDVPEDYIKIQSGLGESSPFNIIVVPLTYENEVKGVIELGSLHEMSNLKIEFIKQITENIAISLNTAESRNKARKLLEETQRQSQVLLAQQEELKHVNEVLETQAESLKKSEARLQEQQEELRQSNEELEEQAKSLKKSESKLQEQQEELRQTNEELEEQAKLLENQKADIQKKNAELEQAQIMLTEKTKELERSSKYKSQFLANMSHELRTPLNSMLLLSNLLMKNKDGNLTSKQEEYAGTIYHAGSDLLTLINDILDLSKIEAGKMELNIETVNLENFISNIERTFTPVIQEKGLNFKIEKESGLPENIDTDRQRIEQIIKNLLSNAVKFTSKGEIALKIFRPAVAKLPKNILSSEYTLAIAVSDTGIGIPKDKQQILFDSFKQVDGSISRKYGGTGLGLAISREFSRLLDGEIQLESAEGKGSTFTLYLPFKKDISGKIDIKIEKQDEKEKKQDEVKMPGKEKKFTVSDIRDDRRNITNIKDKILLIIEDDADFAKILFELAVERGFKGLIAEDGEAGLALADQYRPDAIILDIGLPRMDGWTVMDKLKKNPRTCNIPVHFMSAYDKSLEGMKMGAIGYLTKPVTIENLNLAFKKIEDIISKNIKNLLIVENDKETKNNIIKLLKTENTVITSVGTGAEAVEVLKTAGIDCMVMGLDLKDISSFKLIEKIRDDKMIPYLPIIVYTGRELTEEEDAKLRKYAESIIVKGVKSPERLLDEAGLFLHRIEENIPEEKKKAIKILQSGENIFKNKKVLLVDDDMRNVFALSSALEERGLKIAIAKNGRESLKCLENEPDIDIVLMDIMMPEMNGYEAIEEIRKQERFKKLPIIALTAKAMPGDRKKCIDVGASDYLAKPVDIDKLLSLLKVWLYG; this comes from the coding sequence ATGTTTAATAAAATAAGGTCTTTTATATCAGACATGAAAATATTTTATAAAATAATGGTCCCTTTTACTTTTATACTTTTTCTGTCAGTTTCATTAATATCAATCGTTTTTATAAAGGACAAATCAAATTATTTGTTCAAGGAAAAAAGGCGCGCCGTGGAATCTGTTATGGCAATAATGAAGAGCTATACCTATCTCCTGGAAACTTTTGATTACCAGGCACTGCAATCTAATATAAATTCCTTAAAAAAAGCAAATAAAGACATTGTTTATCTATATATAGCGGATAATAAAGGAAAATATATCGCGGGGACATCCGATGACCTGGCAAATAAAGAAGTCATCGTGCCTGTCCATGAGGACATTTTGCAGGAAGCGGAACCGTTAGTTTCAGGAGAGGATACGGTCGGCAGGGTTTTTATAGGAATAGAGCTTAAAGACATAAAAAATGAAATATCTCATACCCGGAATTTACTGCTGTCCCTCGGCGTATTTTTTATATTTGTTTGTATTGTTCTATATAGAATAATCACTAAAATAGCAATTATAAAACCATTGGTTGCTTTTTCAGACATCACCAATTTAATAAGCCTGGGAGATTTTCCTAAAATTGTGGAGATCCAGACTAACGATGAAATCGGGAGTTTATCTCTTTCTTTGAAAAAAATGCTGGATTTTTTACTTTCTGTCAAGAACCAGGCCTATGAAATTGCCAGCGGCAATTACGATATAGATATTTCACCGCGCAGTGAAAAGGATATCCTGGGGACCGCACTTTCCGCCATGAAAAATAACCTGGCGGAAAACAAGAAAAAATCCGACAGGCAGAATTGGATAAAATCAGGCGTGGCGGAACTGAATGACAAAATACGCGGGGAGCAGGATATTTCTTCGCTTTCCCACAATATAATAAGTTTTTTATGCCCTTATCTTGATGCCCAGATAGGCGCGATTTACATAACAGAAGATAACAGTATTTTAAAAATGATGGGAAGCTACGCTTATACCAAAAGAAAACATTTATCAAGTGAATATAAATTCGGCGAAAGTCTTGTGGGAGAAGCTGCGCTGGAAAAAGACATTATTCTTATTTCCGATGTCCCTGAAGATTATATTAAAATCCAGTCGGGGCTTGGCGAAAGTTCCCCGTTTAATATCATCGTGGTCCCGCTTACATATGAAAATGAGGTCAAAGGTGTGATTGAGCTGGGATCTTTGCATGAGATGTCAAACCTGAAAATCGAGTTTATAAAACAAATTACTGAAAATATCGCGATAAGCCTGAATACCGCCGAGTCAAGGAACAAAGCCAGAAAGCTTTTGGAAGAGACGCAGAGACAGTCGCAGGTCTTATTGGCACAGCAGGAGGAACTGAAGCATGTGAATGAAGTGCTTGAGACACAGGCTGAATCTTTGAAAAAATCCGAAGCAAGGCTCCAGGAACAGCAGGAGGAATTAAGGCAGTCTAATGAAGAGCTTGAGGAACAGGCAAAATCCTTGAAGAAATCAGAGTCAAAACTGCAGGAACAGCAGGAAGAACTAAGGCAGACCAATGAAGAACTGGAAGAACAGGCAAAATTGCTTGAAAATCAGAAAGCGGATATTCAGAAAAAGAACGCTGAACTGGAACAGGCGCAGATAATGCTGACAGAAAAAACAAAAGAACTGGAAAGAAGCAGTAAATATAAGTCCCAGTTTCTCGCGAATATGTCTCATGAATTGCGGACACCGCTGAACAGCATGCTTTTGCTTTCCAACCTGCTTATGAAAAATAAAGACGGGAACCTGACCAGTAAACAGGAAGAATACGCGGGCACTATTTATCACGCGGGATCAGATCTTTTGACCCTTATAAACGATATTCTCGACTTGTCCAAAATAGAAGCCGGGAAAATGGAGCTGAATATTGAGACAGTGAATCTCGAGAATTTTATATCGAACATTGAACGTACCTTTACACCAGTCATACAGGAAAAAGGACTAAACTTCAAAATTGAAAAAGAGAGCGGCCTTCCGGAAAATATTGATACTGACAGGCAGAGAATCGAACAAATTATTAAGAACTTATTGTCAAACGCCGTGAAATTTACATCAAAAGGAGAAATAGCGCTCAAGATATTCCGCCCTGCGGTTGCTAAATTGCCCAAGAATATTTTGTCCTCCGAATATACGCTCGCGATAGCGGTTTCTGATACAGGTATCGGTATTCCTAAAGATAAACAGCAAATTTTGTTTGATTCTTTTAAGCAGGTGGATGGTTCGATAAGCAGAAAATACGGCGGGACGGGGCTCGGATTGGCCATATCAAGGGAATTTTCCCGTTTACTGGACGGTGAAATACAGCTTGAAAGCGCGGAAGGCAAAGGAAGCACATTCACTTTATATCTGCCTTTCAAAAAGGATATAAGCGGGAAGATTGATATTAAAATAGAAAAACAGGACGAAAAAGAGAAAAAACAGGATGAAGTTAAAATGCCAGGTAAAGAAAAGAAATTTACCGTGTCGGACATCAGGGATGACAGGAGAAATATTACAAATATAAAAGATAAAATACTTCTTATAATTGAAGATGACGCGGATTTCGCGAAAATATTATTTGAACTTGCCGTGGAAAGGGGGTTCAAGGGATTAATAGCGGAAGACGGCGAGGCGGGACTGGCGCTTGCGGACCAGTACAGGCCTGACGCGATTATTCTTGATATCGGGCTCCCGAGAATGGACGGGTGGACTGTTATGGATAAATTAAAGAAAAACCCGAGAACATGCAATATTCCCGTTCATTTTATGTCCGCGTATGATAAAAGCCTTGAGGGGATGAAAATGGGAGCAATAGGTTATTTAACCAAACCGGTCACTATCGAAAATCTTAATCTGGCGTTTAAAAAAATTGAAGATATTATTTCAAAAAATATTAAAAACCTTCTTATAGTGGAAAATGATAAGGAAACAAAAAATAATATTATTAAATTATTGAAAACTGAAAATACGGTTATTACCTCGGTCGGGACCGGCGCGGAGGCGGTTGAAGTTTTAAAAACGGCCGGCATTGACTGTATGGTCATGGGTCTTGACCTGAAGGATATATCGAGTTTTAAACTGATTGAAAAGATAAGAGATGATAAAATGATACCGTATCTCCCGATAATCGTTTATACCGGGCGGGAGCTTACGGAAGAAGAAGACGCGAAACTCAGGAAATACGCCGAGAGTATTATAGTAAAAGGAGTAAAGTCCCCGGAAAGGCTGCTTGATGAAGCAGGCCTTTTTCTCCACAGGATCGAGGAAAACATTCCTGAAGAAAAAAAGAAGGCCATTAAAATCCTGCAATCCGGTGAAAATATTTTTAAAAACAAAAAGGTATTGCTTGTAGATGACGATATGCGGAATGTCTTTGCCTTGTCAAGCGCCTTGGAAGAGAGGGGCTTGAAAATAGCAATAGCCAAAAACGGCAGGGAGTCCCTGAAATGCCTGGAGAATGAACCTGACATTGATATTGTGCTTATGGATATTATGATGCCGGAAATGAACGGTTACGAGGCGATTGAAGAAATCAGGAAACAGGAGAGGTTTAAGAAACTGCCTATTATAGCCTTGACGGCAAAAGCGATGCCGGGGGACAGGAAGAAATGCATAGATGTCGGGGCAAGTGATTACCTGGCAAAACCGGTTGATATAGATAAATTATTGTCACTTTTGAAGGTATGGCTTTATGGATAA